The Chloroflexus aggregans DSM 9485 genome segment CCGTGGTGGGATTACTGCCGTCGATCTTGCGGTACCGACACTCGTCGCTCTTACCGAACTACCCCTGGAGAGTTATCCAGCCGATGAGTGTCCGCTCTGTGCCGCCGGTATTCCGATCAATCCTCGTTTAGGCAAGGGGGCGGCTTACTTACGTCAGCATGCCGATCGGTTGTAATGATCAATGGGAAACGCGATGGAGTCATTTTCCTATTTCTTGCGATTAAGTACTGCTGGACTGCTGCTTGATGTTGAGAGCTTTCGGATGCAGCGTGATAATCCGAGGACACTGCGCGATGGCTTTGTAGTAGTCCTGCTCATCGGTGTACTGGTTGGAGCCGCCGGTATCATCGGTAATCTGCTGAGTATGCTGGCAATGCCTGATCCGCAGGCGTTCCTCGATGTGATCAAGAGTCATCTCGAACGCGCAGCATTTGTGACCGAATTGCAGCGCGCGAATCCGGGTTTCAATCTTGATCCGGTTTTTGACCAACTGACACGTCTCATCAATGTCTTACGCTGGAGTGGTCTGATCGGTGCTGTGATAACGCCGGTTGTCTATCTCATCAGTTGGCTCGTCTACAGTGCTGTTGCCCATGTGGCAGCGCGTATGTTGGGTGGTGAAGGGTCGTTTGCACAGACCTTGGGTTGCACAGCACTCGCCAGTGGCGCCAATTGGTTGGCGGTGGTCCAGATCGTCCCGTTTGCCCAAGTCGCCGGGACAACCATCCTTGGCTTAATCGGGTGTTACCTTGGTTTGCGGGCAGCGCATCATCTGCCGGCGTGGCGAGCGTTTTGGGCAACGCTCATCGGGCCGATCTTCCTCGGTCTGTTACTGATCGTACTCGGCTGTGGAGCGCTGGCAGTATTGATCGCTGTCGGTCAAGGGGGGCGCTGACATGTCGGTTATTGATACGTTCAATAAAACGCTGATGCTTAATCAGAGTGTCTTTATCGAAATGCGCGATGCTCGTGATGGCGTGCGGCGCGGGTTTCTCCTGATTTTGATGGTCGGTTTGCTCGTAGGGGTAATCCAAAGTGTCAATTTGTTGATCGCATCTTCAGATCCCGAACGGATCGTACAAGACATCTTAGCAAACTATCGCCAAACGGTTGAACAGCAACGCGCGGCAGCTACGACAC includes the following:
- a CDS encoding Yip1 family protein — protein: MESFSYFLRLSTAGLLLDVESFRMQRDNPRTLRDGFVVVLLIGVLVGAAGIIGNLLSMLAMPDPQAFLDVIKSHLERAAFVTELQRANPGFNLDPVFDQLTRLINVLRWSGLIGAVITPVVYLISWLVYSAVAHVAARMLGGEGSFAQTLGCTALASGANWLAVVQIVPFAQVAGTTILGLIGCYLGLRAAHHLPAWRAFWATLIGPIFLGLLLIVLGCGALAVLIAVGQGGR